ATGCCGCCGGCGAGCGTTCCCACAGCATTCATCTTCTGCGTCTGCGCCATCTGCGCTTCCAGCGCCTTCTGCTCGGTCACCTCGACGGCGTAGACGATCGCCGCTTCCTCGGGCGCCTCGTCGCTCTGGTCGATGACGGCATTGACATAGAAGCGGAAATAGCGCGCCTCGTCGGTCGGTGTACGGGTGTCGAGCGGCGCGATATCGCCCTGCCGGTCCTTGGCCGCCGCCAGCGCCGCGGCCAGCTGTGGCCGGTCGCTTTCCTGCACGATGGTTTCGAGATGCGGCGCCTTTTCGAGATCGTCGCGCGAGACGACGCCGGAGAACATCTTCAGGAACGGCGCATTGGTCCGCAAGATGCGCCCGTTGCCGTCGACCGAGGCGATCGCCATCGGCGTATTGTTGAAGAAGCGGGTGAAACGCATGGCGGCGGCCGAAGCGGACTGGCCGCCAGCATCGCTCTTTTCACGTGCCAACACGATCGTCCGGCTTTCGCCGGGTGCGCCGTCGCGCATCGAGGTGACGCTGTGGATGATCTGCACCGGCAGGCTCTGGCCATTGCTCTTGCGCAGGTCGAGATCGAGCGTCACGGTCTTTTTCAGGCCGGGTTCGGCCTGCACCGACTGAATCAGCGCCAGCCCCTCGCCCGCCACGACGTCGCCGATCGTCATCGAGCCCGGCACGAACTTGGTGAGGTCAAGACCCAGCCACTCGGCAAGCGTCGCATTCAGGTAGAAGATCTCGCCCTTCCTGCCGGCGGAAAAGAAGCCGGCCGGCGCATGGTCGAGATAATCGATCGCGTTCTGCAATTCCTTGAAGAAGCGCTCCTGGTCGTCACGCTCAGTGGTGATGTCGGTGATCTGCCAGATCTGCAGCGGCTTGCCGCCGTTCTCCTCCGGCTGCAGCAGCCGCGCCTTCAGCCGGTACCAATGCGCGCCGGAGCTGTTGCTGCCAGGCCCGACGGCGCGCAGCAGGCGGAATTCCTCGCGGCCTTCCTTGCCCTCGCGCAAACCGTTGACCAGCCTGTAGAGCGCTTCGTTGGATTCGCGGTGGCGCGACAGCAGCGTTTCCAGCGTCTGCACCTCAGTCGCCTTGCGCGCGCCGGTCAGCGCACCATAGGCGGCATTGGCATAGATGATCCGGCCCTTTTCGTCGGTGATCAGCGTTCCGTCGGGATGGCTGTTGAGGAAGGCGCGCGCCAGGCTGTCGGACTGGCGCTGCGGCATCACCTCGATGAAGCCGATGACCGAGGATACCAGGAAGAAGATGCCGACCATGGCGAGCACGCCGAGACCGCCAAGCACGACCTCGTTGTCGAGCGACTTTTTGAAGAAGACGAAGGCGCCCGCAGCCGCGATCAGCACGAGCGCCAGCAGAAGAATGCGCAAGACCGTGCCAGAACGCCCCCCACGATCCACAAGCGGTGCGTTATAGTCGTCGGCCTGACGCGGTTTCGTCATATATTCCTCACATAAGCCCTCCCGCTTCGTAGCACGAACACGAAGCAGGAATCAGGCACTCTTTTCCTTCTTAGCAATTTGCCGCGTCGGCAAAAACACCGCTAGCCGGCAAGACTGCTTGAATTCACAGGCAACAGCGCCATCTGCCCCAGAAGCCCACCGCTGCCACCCGCGCGCAAGGTCGCCGGGTGCAAGCAGCGGAACACGAAATCGCGTTCTCCCGTGACTGGACAGCACCGGCGGCCCTTGCCTAAGGAACGGAAAAGTCGTCAATATGTGCCGAATGCGAAATGGAGTAAGTGACTATGTTGGATGATGTTGTCGGAGCTTATGGCAGCCGTTTCCTGCTTGCGGCCGGTGGCGTCAGTCTGGCGCTTGTCCTGCTCATCATCGTGCTCTGGGTGATCCGCAGCCGGGCGCCCTCGCCCTTCGTGCGCGGCGGCCGCAACCGCCAGCCCCGCCTACAGGTGCTGGATGCCGCAGCCGTCGATGCCCGTCGCCGGCTGGTGCTGGTGCGCCGCGACGACGTCGAGCACCTGATCATGATCGGCGGCCCCAGCGATATCGTCATCGAAAGCCGCATCCTGCCCGCGGCGGCCGAACAGCCGGACAGCGCCATCCACCCGCAGCCCGTCGAGCAGCGTCCGATATCCGTCGCGCGGCCTGAAACGCCGCCGGTCTCGCCACCGCGCCCGCCGGTCGCAGCCCGTGTTGAGCCGGCCACCGAGCCCTCTTTCTCCGCGCCGGTTTCGCCGGAGCCGCGCCCGCGCCCAGAACCGCCGGCCCAACCGCCGGCCCAGCCCGCCGTGGCCCCCCCGGTGGTCACGAGCCCTCTTCCGGCAGAGCCCGTGACAGCTCCACTGTCGGCCGAACGCGACACTCCTCTGCGTGCCGTGCCGCCCCAGCCGCGTCCGCTGGAGCGTCCCGCCGCTCCCGCAGCCGCGCAGCCTGCACAGTTTCACGATGCCTCAAGTGCCGCCGAGATCCTCGATGCCGCCCGCCAGCGCGTGCTGCCGCAACAGCGCATTGAACCCGAGGTCTCCGCCCCGCCTGTCCAGGACATGCCGGCGGCCGCACGCGCCGCACCGGGTGGCGCCGAAGACGATTCGGCTGCGCAGTCGGCAGCAGCGAGCCGTCTTGATTTCCAGCGGGTGTTGGAACAGGAAATGTCGAACAACCTGACGGCCGAACGCATCGTGCCGGCGCCGGCAAACCAAGCGCCTCGGCCCGGAGCGCAGCCCGGAAACCTGCCGCGCCGCGATCCGGAAATGGCCCCGATCACCGGCGCCGATACCGATCTGCAAAAGGAAGTCGCCCGCATCTTCGGCGAGATGAGCGTCAACCGCGACAAGTGATCGGGCGCGACAAGTGACCGGGGCACGACAAGTGAGCGGAAACGCACGTCCGACCTTCCTTCATCACCAAGTTGCATAAAAGCCGCAATGCGGCGACTTTCAGTTCCCGATGCGCCAGGGGACTCCATCTTGTGCCGATAATTTGTTATCGCTCCGGTTGAAGAGCGTTGGCGCATCGAGGTCATACTTTGCCTAAGTAAATACCGGTCTCACTCCAGTTTCACCCGTACTGCCGGACAGCGACACGCTGACGGCGTATGAACATTGTTCATCGGGTGGTGGCGAGAGACCGGTTTGGCATTGTTGACATGTGCCATGTGCAGCTCCGCTGTCTCAGCTCTTCCGCCGCCCAGAACATCGCCACACCGCGCCCGCAAGGGCTTTCTCACGCACCATACTGGTGGACTTCCGAACGGAAGACCAACACGATATGTGCAATACCCTTCGGGTCCGATGGACCATTCTGCCGAAAACAGCGCCCCAGCCTTGGATTGTATGCAGCGGCTGCGGGGGCCTCAGAGCTTTCCGATGCAGTGACAAGATCCGGCTCAACGCCAATGGCCGCAAGCTCGATGCCTGGCTTATCTACAAATGCTCGACCTGCGAAAAGACGTGGAACCGTCCGATCTTCGAGCGCCGCAATGTTCGCGACATCGATCCCGCAGTCCTCGAGGCGTTGCAGTCCAACGAGCCTGATTGGATCCGCGCAGAAGCGTTCAACCTCGAGGCTCTCAGGCGCAAGTCGCAGCGTGTCAACGAGTTTGCCGAATTTGAAATCGCAAAAGAGATGCAGCAGGACATTGCCAATTGGACGAGACTGGAAATCGAACTGATGGTCCCGTTTCCATCAAGCACGCGCCTCGACCGCCTGCTGGCGTCCGAGTTGCAAGTTTCACGCACCCGGCTACAGGCTCTTCACGATAGTGGCATGCTGCAGACGGATTCGAATCGAGCCGACGTTTTGCGGCGGCGGATCAAGAACGGCACCAGGGTTGCAGTCGACCTCGCCGCCGAGACCAGTCGGGAGCAATGGTGGAGGTCTGTGGCGACCGGAAGCTCACCGTAATTGTAAAAGGCGCCGCGATCTGATCGCGGCGCCTATTTTGCTTTCATGCCTGCATGAAAACTCTCATTCGTCGCGATAGACCTTTTCGCGGCGTTCGTGACGCTCCTGCGCTTCGATCGACAGTGTCGCGATCGGGCGGGCGTCGAGACGCTTGAGGCCGATCGGTTCACCGGTTTCCTCGCAATAGCCGTAGGTGCCGTCGTCGATGCGCTGCATTGCCGCGTCGATCTTCGAAATCAGCTTTCTCTGCCGATCACGGGCGCGAAGTTCGATCGCCCGATCTGTTTCCGACGACGCCCGGTCGGCGAGGTCGGGATGGTTTGCGCTTTCCTCGGCCAGATGGTCGAGTGTCTCCCGCGCTTCTCTAAGGATATCATTTCTCCATGCAACCAGCTTCGCCCTGAAGTAGGCGCGCTGGTTTACGTTCATGAATTCTTCCTCTTCCGAGGGAACGTAATTGCTAAGATCGATCTTCTCACTCAACGCGATTCTCCTGAAGAACATCTCATCTGGCCGGGTGTATATCCCAAGCGCTAGTCGCGATTCAAGCCAAATACGACAGGTAAACAGATTTTTAAATCTGTCACAGTTTTCGGCTAACAGACTATTTTCTCATCATTATTCCGGCTTGCGTTTTTTGCTTCGCCTTCAAAACGCCGTGTTATCAGCCGCGTTTTGGCCAGCTGGAGCGGCGCCAACGGTTGACGCCGGCCGATTGCAACCGCTACTGAAAAGGTCCGCTGGATCCTGGATTTGCCCATGACCGTACGCCTGCCTCCACCCAACCGCATCTATCTCCTGCGCCATGCCGAGGCCGCCTGGGCCGAACCCGGACAGCGGGATTTCGACCGGCCGCTCAACGAAAAGGGCTTTGGCGATGCCGAAATCATCGCCGACAAGGCCGCCGACAAGGGCTACCGTCCCGATCTTCTGATCAGTTCAACTGCGCTGCGCTGCCGCGATACCGCCGATGCGGTCTACCGGGCGATGGGCCTCACGCTCGAGGTTCGTTATGTCGACGCGCTCTATAATGCCACGGTCGACACCTATCTCGAGATCATCGATGCGCAGGACGAATCTGCCGTCATGCTGGTCGGCCACAATCCGACCACGGAGCAGGCGCTGGAGGCGCTGATCGGTCACGAGGCGATGGTAAGCGCCCTTCCCGGCGGCTTCCCGACGGCTGGCCTCGCCGTCGTCGACTACGACGCTTCTGCCACCGTCTGGCGCCTCACCGATTTCGTGGTCGTCTGAAGACTTCAAAGCAATTCCAGCAAAAGTGTGCCGCGGTTTGCCAGGCAAAGCGCGAAGCGCTTTTGCCGGGAATTGCGAAAAAACAAGGAAGTAGAGCATTTCCGTGATTCGAAGAAACGG
This Rhizobium brockwellii DNA region includes the following protein-coding sequences:
- the cckA gene encoding cell cycle histidine kinase CckA is translated as MTKPRQADDYNAPLVDRGGRSGTVLRILLLALVLIAAAGAFVFFKKSLDNEVVLGGLGVLAMVGIFFLVSSVIGFIEVMPQRQSDSLARAFLNSHPDGTLITDEKGRIIYANAAYGALTGARKATEVQTLETLLSRHRESNEALYRLVNGLREGKEGREEFRLLRAVGPGSNSSGAHWYRLKARLLQPEENGGKPLQIWQITDITTERDDQERFFKELQNAIDYLDHAPAGFFSAGRKGEIFYLNATLAEWLGLDLTKFVPGSMTIGDVVAGEGLALIQSVQAEPGLKKTVTLDLDLRKSNGQSLPVQIIHSVTSMRDGAPGESRTIVLAREKSDAGGQSASAAAMRFTRFFNNTPMAIASVDGNGRILRTNAPFLKMFSGVVSRDDLEKAPHLETIVQESDRPQLAAALAAAKDRQGDIAPLDTRTPTDEARYFRFYVNAVIDQSDEAPEEAAIVYAVEVTEQKALEAQMAQTQKMNAVGTLAGGIAHDFNNVLTAILLSSDHLLLQARPADASFADLIEIKRNANRAAVLVRQLLAFSRKQTMRPSVLNLTDVVGDLRMLVDRLLSGTNVKLDVQYGRDLWPVKTDLSQFEQVLINLCVNARDAMPEGGTLTLRTRNLTAAEVSAFNYSYMPAEDMVLVEVADNGTGIAPEIMDKIFEPFFTTKDVGKGTGLGLAMVYGIVKQSGGYIQPESEVGKGTTFRVFLPRHIPEPAVVAEAGSIDGAIAGAEVVPLPVSPQQPEDLTGSAVILLVEDEEAVRRGGKRMLETRGYTVHEAGSGVEALAILEELDGKVDIVVSDVVMPEMDGPTLLRELRKTYPDMKFIFVSGYAEDAFARNLPPEAKFGFLPKPFSLKQLAVVVKETLDG
- a CDS encoding DUF1062 domain-containing protein is translated as MCNTLRVRWTILPKTAPQPWIVCSGCGGLRAFRCSDKIRLNANGRKLDAWLIYKCSTCEKTWNRPIFERRNVRDIDPAVLEALQSNEPDWIRAEAFNLEALRRKSQRVNEFAEFEIAKEMQQDIANWTRLEIELMVPFPSSTRLDRLLASELQVSRTRLQALHDSGMLQTDSNRADVLRRRIKNGTRVAVDLAAETSREQWWRSVATGSSP
- the dksA gene encoding RNA polymerase-binding protein DksA — encoded protein: MSEKIDLSNYVPSEEEEFMNVNQRAYFRAKLVAWRNDILREARETLDHLAEESANHPDLADRASSETDRAIELRARDRQRKLISKIDAAMQRIDDGTYGYCEETGEPIGLKRLDARPIATLSIEAQERHERREKVYRDE
- a CDS encoding SixA phosphatase family protein; amino-acid sequence: MTVRLPPPNRIYLLRHAEAAWAEPGQRDFDRPLNEKGFGDAEIIADKAADKGYRPDLLISSTALRCRDTADAVYRAMGLTLEVRYVDALYNATVDTYLEIIDAQDESAVMLVGHNPTTEQALEALIGHEAMVSALPGGFPTAGLAVVDYDASATVWRLTDFVVV
- a CDS encoding flagellar biosynthetic protein FliO, which translates into the protein MTMLDDVVGAYGSRFLLAAGGVSLALVLLIIVLWVIRSRAPSPFVRGGRNRQPRLQVLDAAAVDARRRLVLVRRDDVEHLIMIGGPSDIVIESRILPAAAEQPDSAIHPQPVEQRPISVARPETPPVSPPRPPVAARVEPATEPSFSAPVSPEPRPRPEPPAQPPAQPAVAPPVVTSPLPAEPVTAPLSAERDTPLRAVPPQPRPLERPAAPAAAQPAQFHDASSAAEILDAARQRVLPQQRIEPEVSAPPVQDMPAAARAAPGGAEDDSAAQSAAASRLDFQRVLEQEMSNNLTAERIVPAPANQAPRPGAQPGNLPRRDPEMAPITGADTDLQKEVARIFGEMSVNRDK